A single region of the Podospora pseudopauciseta strain CBS 411.78 chromosome 1, whole genome shotgun sequence genome encodes:
- a CDS encoding hypothetical protein (COG:O; EggNog:ENOG503NWY2), producing the protein MLMKNAVAALMGLAMVAEAASVHQYGTPTRTVGRRQFGKKNNFGNRFGNGQFGGGHNNNNNGQNNNGQNNNGQNNNNNNNNNNNNNNNNNNNNNNNNGGNNNQASETCLAAAALQTGSQSTGQNGAQAADGQVNSATDNANFINFCEGKTLTNGLQNRDGSCNGIPMGEIPSANRMVSTVILNPKNGDDLEPLTTFQIQVNVANMQLGAFTNATSTYYSAPQTLNGGGQIIGHTHVTVQDTGNTLNPTQPLDATVFAFFKGINDAGNGNGQLAAEVTGGLPTGCYRVCTMSSASNHQPVLMPVAQRGSQEDCRYFSVGGACANNNNGGGNNNNNNNGGNNNNNNNNGGNQGQNNQGQNNQGQNNQGQNQGNQGQGNQGQQNNQGNQGNNQGQNNQGNQNNNQGNQGAGNQAGGGSGAGNNGNGNNGGNNNNNGGGNAGAAIAGIQPPPVTDSGNADRPFAVNGNTFVTRQEAQFRACAIQNNACAGAVNSGQAPGRTVPDCNAQEAACRAAA; encoded by the exons ATGTTGATGAAGAACGCGGTAGCGGCCCTGATGGGTTTGGCCATGGTTGCCGAGGCGGCATCAGTTCACCAGTACGGAACCCCGACAAGGACTGTAGGAAGACGGCAGTTtggcaagaagaacaacTTCGGAAACCGCTTCGGTAATGGTcagtttggtggtggcca caacaacaacaacaatggccAGAACAACAATGGCCAGAACAACAATGGTCagaataacaacaacaacaacaataacaacaacaacaacaacaacaacaacaacaacaacaacaacaacaacaacggggGGAACAACAACCAGGCGTCGGAGACTTGTCTGGCTGCGGCTGCTCTCCAGACTGGTTCTCAGTCTACCGGCCAGAATGGTGCCCAGGCTGCAGATGGTCAGGTCAACTCTGCTAC TGACAATGCCAACTTCATCAACTTCTGCGAGGGCAAAACATTGACCAACGGTCTGCAAAACCGGGATGGCTCCTGCAACGGTATCC CAATGGGTGAAATTCCCTCCGCCAACCGCATGGTCTCGACTGTCATTCTCAACCCCAAGAACGGCGATGATCTCGAGCCGCTCACGACCTTCCAGATTCAGGTCAATGTCGCCAACATGCAGCTCGGCGCCTTCACCAACGCCACCAGCACCTACTACTCGGCTCCCCAGACCCTCAACGGAGGCGGCCAGATCATTGGTCACACTCACGTCACTGTTCAGGACACTGGCAACACCTTGAACCCCACCCAGCCCCTGGATGCCACTGTCTTTGCCTTCTTCAAGGGTATCAACGATGCTGGTAACGGCAACGGTCAGCTCGCCGCTGAAGTCACTGGTGGTCTTCCTACTGGCTGCTACCGTGTCTGCACCATGTCCAGTGCTTCCAACCATCAGCCTGTTCTGATGCCCGTTGCCCAGCGTGGTTCCCAAGAGGACTGCCGCTACTTCTctgttggtggtgcttgcgccaacaacaacaacggcggtggcaacaacaacaacaacaacaacggtggcaataacaacaacaacaacaacaatggcGGCAACCAGGGCCAGAACAACCAGGGCCAGAACAACCAGGGCCAGAACAACCAG GGCCAGAACCAGGGCAACCAGGGGCAGGGTAATCAGGGGCAGCAGAACAACCAGGGCAACCAAGGTAATAACCAAGGCCAGAACAACCAGGGAAACCAAAATAATAACCAAGGCAACCAGGGCGCCGGAAATCAGGCGGGCGGAGGTTCGGGGGCCGGAaacaacggcaacggcaatAATGGCggcaacaataacaacaacgGAGGCGGTAACGCCGGTGCTGCCATTGCCGGCATCCAGCCCCCTCCCGTGACCGACTCTGGCAACGCGGACCGCCCGTTCGCAGTCAACGGTAACACCTTCGTGACCAGGCAGGAGGCTCAGTTCCGCGCCTGCGCCATCCAGAACAACGCCTGCGCCGGCGCCGTCAACTCTGGCCAGGCTCCTGGTCGCACCGTCCCTGACTGCAATGCGCAAGAAGCGGCTTGCCGAGCGGCTGCTTAA